In the Brevundimonas sp. MF30-B genome, ATGTTGGCTGAGACGAAGACGCCGCCGTTCTCCAGCCACAGCTTGCCCATCTCGGGCCGGTAGATCGGCGGGAAGCTGGCCTGGAAGCCGCCATAGCCGAACAGGATGGTCGCCGCCGGTCCCTGCTGGTCGCGCGGGCGGGTGACGAAATAGGGGATGCGCGTCCCGTCGGTCGAAACGGCTTCGAACTGCTCGACTACATGGGTCGAGGCGTCGAACTTGGGCGGGGTGGTTTTCAGCTCGGTCAGCGACGCGCCCGGCACGCTGGCCAGGTTCAGGGTCGCCGGCGTCAGGAAGCCTTGGGTCGAGACGAAGACCTCGCCGCGCGACTTGGAGCTGTCGCCCAGCCCGACCGAGCTGTTGGCCGGCACGGCGATGTCGGTGGCGCGCCACGCGGCGTGGCCGCGCGGGGCGCTGCTGTCGAAACGCTTCAGCGTGCCGACGACGTTATCGGACACCACGGCCAGGATGCTGTCGGACATGACGCGCACGCTGTCGATCGACTGGCGCTCGCCCGGCGTGAAGATGACGGCCGGGTCGCCGTTGGTGCGCGTCATCTCGGGCCGCGACAGATTGTCCAGCGAGGCGATGACCAGGGCTCCAGCCGGCAGGTTGGCCCCGCCGGCGGCCCAGTCCTGATCTAGCGAGAAGACCAGCTGACGTCCCATGGTCCCGTTGATGCCCACCCGTTCGGGCAGGTTAAGCTTGACGGCGCGCCCGTCGACCCAGCGCCAGGTCTCGGCGCGGAAGGTGTCCAGCGGGCGGCGGAACAGCACGGCTTCGACGTTGCCGTCCTTGTCGCGATAGACCGCCGGGCTGACGCCATAGCCGCCGTCGCCCTGTTCGCCGCGATAGACCTCGGTCGCCTGGGCCAGCGTCTGGCCGCGCTTCAGCGATTTGACGATGTAAGGATAACCTGACTCCGTAAGCGTGGGCCGGCCGTTCTCTGCGCCGAAGTCGGTGGCGATCAGCAGGGTGTCGCGGTCCAGCCAACTGATGCGGTGCTTGCCTTCCGGCAGCACGAAGCCGCCGTCCACGAACCGCTTGGTCATGGTGTCGAACTCGCGCACCACCACGGCGTCCTGGCCGCCGTCCGACAGATTGATCAGGCAGCGCGTCTCGTCCGGCGCCAGGCAGCTGACGCCCTTCCAGACCCAGTCCTTGCCCTCGGCGCGCGCCAGGGCGCCGACGTCGATCAGGGTCTCCCACTGAGGCGTTTCGGTGCGATAGCTGTCCAGCGTCGTGCGCCGCCAGACGCCCTTGGGATTGGCTGCGTCCTGCCAGAAATTGCCGACGCCGTCGCCCAGGAACGAGGGCGAGGGAATGCGGTCCGTGGCGGTCAGGATGGCCTGGGCCTGCTGACGGAAGGTCTCGTAGCGGCGGTCGCCCTCCAGCACGGCCAGGGCTTTGCGGTTGGATTCCGCGACGAAGGCCATGGCCTCGGCCCCGTCCACCTGCTCCAGCGCCAGATGATCGTCCGCCGCAGCGACGCCCGCCGGCGACAGGTCGGCCGGGAAGTGCGGGGCCGGCCCGCGCTGGGCCGCCTGCTGGGTCGCGGGCGCCTCGGCCATAGGCGCGGTGGTCGCGCAGGCGCCCAGCATCAGGGCCGGGATGGCGGCGGACAGGATCAGGTGACGCATGGATTTCAACTCCGCTCGTTCCGGCGCATGCCGGGAAACAGGTATGGGCGGCCGAAGCTGCCCGCGTTCAGGCCTATTGCTGCGCCGGTTCATCCATCAGGCGACGCGTCAGATAGGTGTATTCCAGCGCCAGCCGACGGGCGGTCTCGCGCAGGTTGGCGCCGGCCGCATGGCCGCCGTCGGTGTTCTCGTAGAACAGGACGGGATAGCCCAACTCCTCAAGCCGCGCGGCCGCCTTGCGGGCGTGCCCCGGGTGGACGCGGTCGTCCTTGGTCGAGGTGTGGATGAAGACCTCCGGATAGGGCTGGCCCGCACGGAGGTTCTGATAGGGCGAATAGCGCTCGATCCAGGCGCGCTGCTCGGGGATGTCCGGATTGCCGTATTCCGCGATCCAGCTGGCGCCGGCCAGCAGGCGATGGAAGCGCAGCATGTCGAACAGGGGCACCTGGATGACCGCCGCATTGATGAGGTCGGGCCGCTGGGTCAGCATCGCGCCCATGAACAGCCCGCCCTGCGAACCGCCCATGATGCCTAGGTGCGGCTGGCTGGTGACACCGCGCGTGATCAAGTCCTGGGCGACGGCCTGGAAGTCCTCGTGCGCGCGCTGGCGGTTTTCCTGAAGCGCCGCCTGGTGCCAACGCGGGCCGAACTCGCCGCCGCCGCGCGTATTGGCGATGACATAGACGCCGCCGCGCTCCAGCCACAGCTTGCCGACCGTCGGTGAATAGCCCGGCAGAAGCGACGACTGGAATCCGCCATAACCGTACAGCAGCGTCGGGTTGGACCCGTCCATCGCCATGGCGTCCTTGTGGACCACGAAATACGGGATCATCGTGCCGTCCGCCGAGCGGGCCTCGAACTGGTCGACCCGCATGCCAGTCGCGTCGAACTTGGCCGGCAGCGACTTGACCTGGGCCACGTCGCCGGTCGCCGCATCGGCCAGATACAGGCTGGACGGATTCAGATAGCCGGCGACGCTGACGAACACCTTGTCGTCGCGGTCGGAGGTCGAGCCGATGCCGACGGTGACGTTTTCGGGCAGGTCCAGCCGGGTGCGCGACCACTCGCCCG is a window encoding:
- a CDS encoding prolyl oligopeptidase family protein — protein: MRHLILSAAIPALMLGACATTAPMAEAPATQQAAQRGPAPHFPADLSPAGVAAADDHLALEQVDGAEAMAFVAESNRKALAVLEGDRRYETFRQQAQAILTATDRIPSPSFLGDGVGNFWQDAANPKGVWRRTTLDSYRTETPQWETLIDVGALARAEGKDWVWKGVSCLAPDETRCLINLSDGGQDAVVVREFDTMTKRFVDGGFVLPEGKHRISWLDRDTLLIATDFGAENGRPTLTESGYPYIVKSLKRGQTLAQATEVYRGEQGDGGYGVSPAVYRDKDGNVEAVLFRRPLDTFRAETWRWVDGRAVKLNLPERVGINGTMGRQLVFSLDQDWAAGGANLPAGALVIASLDNLSRPEMTRTNGDPAVIFTPGERQSIDSVRVMSDSILAVVSDNVVGTLKRFDSSAPRGHAAWRATDIAVPANSSVGLGDSSKSRGEVFVSTQGFLTPATLNLASVPGASLTELKTTPPKFDASTHVVEQFEAVSTDGTRIPYFVTRPRDQQGPAATILFGYGGFQASFPPIYRPEMGKLWLENGGVFVSANIRGGGEFGPAWHQAALRENRQRSFDDFAAVARDLQTRGITTPKQLGIYGRSNGGVLTSVSITQHPELFNAAVIESPLVDMLRYQELPAGASWIGEYGDPRIPDDAEFIARYSAYQQLRPDVDYPRVYLTTNTRDDRVHPGHARKFAARLGDMGHDHLYFEDTAGGHSNDADPVANARRWARHYVYLSQQLMD